The following coding sequences are from one Oscarella lobularis chromosome 19, ooOscLobu1.1, whole genome shotgun sequence window:
- the LOC136198622 gene encoding demethylmenaquinone methyltransferase-like encodes MTSHASNYDRFSQYVQQFHGADFLDNAVKLASGDRVLDFGCGTGNWLIDLARRVGSSGFVVGVDPDEDRIAIAKSRINDHAHANIQVHRGSIDETAKFAPYDVVIANHVIHWIPREEQEKILKGIYGQLKPGGKFGFTTARVLMGYVRDVSAIQYKNSYDDFLTAVGWALRPLSDWEKLLKNAGFEIVHGIEEERGFLLPNYEAFLKWWEATCLGCFSAAHVIEDRVGDYERLLKKYGWKKDEPINPSAILIEVIARKPKGD; translated from the coding sequence ATGACGTCTCACGCTTCCAACTACGATCGCTTCTCCCAGTACGTTCAGCAATTTCATGGCGCAGATTTCCTCGACAACGCTGTGAAGCTGGCGTCAGGTGATCGCGTTCTCGACTTCGGCTGCGGAACTGGAAATTGGCTCATCGACTTGGCACGTCGAGTCGGTTCTAGCGGCTTCGTAGTTGGAGTCGATCCGGACGAGGATCGAATCGCAATTGCTAAAAGTCGAATAAACGATCACGCGCACGCTAACATCCAAGTCCATCGCGGGTCAATTgacgaaacggcgaaattcgcgccttacgacgtcgtcatcgcaaACCATGTCATTCACTGGATTCCCCGGGAAGAACAAGAGAAAATCTTGAAAGGAATCTACGGACAACTAAAGCCGGGGGGAAAGTTCGGATTCACGACGGCACGTGTCTTAATGGGATACGTTCGTGACGTGTCGGCGATTCAGTACAAAAATTCCTACGACGATTTTCTAACCGCTGTCGGTTGGGCTTTGCGCCCTTTGTCTGATTGGGAAAAACTTCTTAAGAACGCCGGGTTCGAAATCGTTCATGGCattgaagaggaaagaggATTTTTGCTTCCGAATTACGAAGCTTTTCTGAAGTGGTGGGAGGCGACGTGCCTTGGTTGCTTTAGCGCTGCTCACGTGATTGAAGACAGGGTAGGCGACTACGAGAGGCTCCTAAAGAAATATGGGTGGAAAAAGGACGAGCCTATTAACCCTAGCGCTATCCTGATCGAAGTGATAGCGAGAAAGCCTAAAGGAGACtga